The Winogradskyella schleiferi genome has a window encoding:
- a CDS encoding exo-beta-N-acetylmuramidase NamZ family protein, giving the protein MLLKVVKNTVLFSIILTISALTFSCGHRVKSETEKLEARSSKLEETTSNPLSDNVTDDKSIIIGANRTAAYLPLLQGKNVGVVANQTSVIFRDKTRKASFLNYSHLIDSLLSLKVNVKKVFAPEHGFRGTADAGELVKDGKDTKTGLHIYSLHGKHKKPTASQLENIDIMLFDIQDVGVRFYTYISTLHYVMEACAEQNIPLLILDRPNPNGNYVDGPVLETKHSSFLGMHPIPLVHGMTLGEYAKMINGEAWLYKGLTCDITIIEMANYNHESFYSLPIRPSPNLPNDQSIILYPSLGLFEGTNINAGRGTEFQFQRYGAPFLDKNYYAFSYTPVANFGSKYPKHENELCYGADLSNVKAERHFTLKYIMDAYNHATDKTKVFNTSNFTTHAGTAALQKQIEAGLSETEIKATWQADLEAYKSMRSKYLIYQTN; this is encoded by the coding sequence ATGCTTTTAAAGGTTGTCAAAAATACAGTTTTATTCTCGATAATTCTTACCATATCTGCTCTTACATTTTCTTGTGGCCATCGAGTGAAGTCTGAAACTGAGAAGTTAGAAGCGCGAAGCTCGAAGCTCGAAGAGACCACTTCGAATCCGCTCAGTGACAATGTAACCGATGATAAATCCATAATTATTGGTGCCAATAGAACGGCAGCATATCTTCCTTTATTACAAGGAAAGAATGTTGGCGTAGTGGCCAATCAGACTTCTGTAATATTTAGGGACAAAACACGAAAAGCTAGTTTCCTGAACTACAGTCACCTCATTGATTCTTTACTTTCACTAAAAGTCAATGTCAAAAAAGTTTTCGCACCAGAACATGGTTTTAGAGGCACGGCAGATGCTGGTGAATTGGTAAAAGATGGCAAAGACACCAAAACGGGTCTACATATTTACTCTCTCCATGGCAAGCATAAAAAACCAACAGCGTCGCAGCTTGAAAATATAGATATTATGCTTTTTGATATTCAAGATGTGGGTGTTCGGTTTTACACTTATATCTCAACATTGCACTACGTTATGGAAGCTTGCGCCGAGCAAAATATTCCACTCCTAATTTTAGACCGACCAAATCCCAATGGCAATTATGTTGATGGTCCTGTTTTAGAAACAAAACACAGTAGCTTTTTAGGCATGCACCCTATTCCATTAGTTCACGGCATGACTTTAGGTGAATACGCAAAAATGATTAATGGTGAGGCTTGGCTGTATAAGGGCTTAACTTGTGATATTACAATTATAGAGATGGCGAATTATAATCACGAGTCTTTTTATAGCTTACCCATTAGACCTTCTCCAAACCTTCCGAATGACCAATCGATAATACTTTATCCAAGTTTAGGCTTATTTGAAGGCACCAATATCAATGCTGGTAGAGGTACTGAATTTCAGTTTCAGCGTTATGGTGCTCCGTTTTTAGATAAGAATTATTATGCGTTTAGTTATACGCCTGTTGCCAATTTCGGGTCTAAATATCCCAAACATGAAAATGAACTTTGCTATGGCGCTGATTTATCTAATGTGAAGGCAGAAAGACATTTCACCTTGAAATATATTATGGATGCTTACAACCACGCTACTGATAAAACTAAAGTATTCAACACGTCCAACTTCACAACCCATGCAGGAACGGCTGCTTTGCAGAAACAGATTGAAGCTGGATTATCCGAAACCGAAATTAAAGCGACTTGGCAAGCTGATTTAGAAGCTTATAAAAGCATGCGAAGTAAGTATTTGATATACCAAACTAATTAA
- a CDS encoding glycerophosphodiester phosphodiesterase → MSCNPEQERIDIQGHRGCRGLFPENSLPAFEKAIDLGVKTLELDIVISKDKKVVISHEPFMNPLICYDLKGESIPDSLEAHYNLYQMDYDEIKQFDCGSKFHPTYPNQEKLKTYKPLLSEVFDLVKVKHSDVKFNIEIKSEPNYYRIFTPEPKAYVALVLDEIKKNGMLNRVNLQSFDLAILEEINKQSPKMKVALLVEDNETIEQKLDELSYQPEIISPYFKLLTSESVKDYQSKGYQIIPWTINDEKDMKQMIAWNVDGIITDYPDKLVEILKQ, encoded by the coding sequence ATGAGCTGCAATCCAGAACAAGAACGCATCGATATTCAAGGTCATAGAGGATGCAGAGGTTTGTTTCCAGAAAATTCTTTGCCAGCTTTTGAAAAAGCCATCGATTTAGGGGTGAAGACACTCGAGTTGGATATCGTGATTTCAAAAGATAAAAAGGTGGTGATTTCTCATGAACCCTTTATGAACCCTTTAATTTGCTATGATTTAAAGGGCGAAAGTATTCCAGATTCATTAGAAGCACATTACAATTTGTACCAAATGGATTATGATGAAATTAAGCAGTTTGACTGTGGTTCAAAATTTCATCCAACCTATCCTAATCAGGAAAAATTAAAAACTTATAAACCGTTATTATCTGAAGTTTTTGATTTGGTAAAAGTGAAGCATTCAGATGTTAAATTTAATATTGAAATTAAATCTGAACCTAACTATTATCGCATTTTTACGCCAGAACCCAAAGCTTATGTAGCCTTGGTATTGGATGAAATTAAAAAGAATGGTATGCTTAATCGTGTAAATCTTCAATCTTTTGATTTGGCCATTCTTGAAGAAATTAATAAGCAATCGCCAAAGATGAAAGTGGCTTTGCTAGTGGAAGACAATGAAACGATTGAACAAAAACTTGATGAACTGTCCTATCAGCCAGAGATTATAAGTCCTTATTTTAAATTGTTAACGTCAGAATCGGTTAAGGACTATCAGTCGAAAGGTTATCAGATTATTCCTTGGACCATTAACGATGAAAAGGACATGAAGCAAATGATAGCATGGAATGTTGATGGTATTATTACGGATTATCCGGATAAGCTCGTTGAAATTCTAAAACAATAA
- a CDS encoding sterol desaturase family protein, producing the protein METIITYFETIPSSHRSLILVGGLTFFWVLEGGLPLFKFTYKKWQHAIPNLFFTLTTVAINFALAFLLLGAADWVKANDFGIINWLPQMPLWLYALLGVVLLDFFGAYLAHYVEHKVKPLWMVHLVHHTDHNVDTTTANRHHPIESLIRFSFTLLGVFVVGTPIALIMIYQAMSLIFTQFTHANIKMPKGLDKALSYLIVSPDMHKTHHHFRLPYTDSNYGNILSIWDRMFGTYRYLDREKLKYGVDVFPDEIKNSNIKDLLKQPFQKYEKSTLSADLDN; encoded by the coding sequence TTGGAAACCATCATTACCTATTTTGAAACCATTCCTTCGTCACACCGAAGTCTTATTTTGGTTGGTGGACTCACGTTTTTTTGGGTGTTGGAAGGTGGTTTACCGTTATTTAAGTTTACATACAAAAAATGGCAACATGCCATCCCAAATCTCTTTTTTACATTAACTACTGTTGCTATCAATTTCGCTTTGGCGTTTTTACTTTTAGGCGCTGCAGATTGGGTAAAAGCTAATGATTTCGGAATTATCAATTGGTTGCCTCAAATGCCACTTTGGCTTTACGCCTTGTTAGGTGTAGTATTGCTCGATTTTTTTGGTGCTTACTTAGCGCATTATGTGGAACACAAAGTAAAACCGTTATGGATGGTGCATTTGGTTCACCATACCGATCATAACGTTGATACGACCACGGCCAACAGGCATCATCCCATAGAAAGTTTAATTCGATTTTCGTTTACACTACTTGGTGTTTTTGTGGTTGGGACTCCAATTGCTTTGATTATGATTTATCAGGCCATGTCACTCATATTTACCCAGTTTACACATGCGAATATAAAAATGCCAAAAGGTTTGGACAAAGCATTGAGTTACCTCATTGTGTCGCCAGATATGCACAAGACGCACCATCATTTTAGATTGCCTTATACCGATTCTAATTATGGAAATATTTTGAGTATTTGGGATCGTATGTTTGGGACCTATAGGTATCTGGATCGTGAAAAATTAAAATATGGCGTCGATGTGTTTCCCGATGAAATAAAAAACAGCAATATCAAGGATTTGCTAAAACAACCGTTTCAGAAATATGAAAAATCAACGCTTTCGGCAGATCTTGACAATTAG
- a CDS encoding YkgJ family cysteine cluster protein — protein sequence MQDQINNLPKLAKDKHKENKTFFTKLKKKPPKQLDYLMQELHEEEFERTDCLECANCCKTTGPLFTDKDIQRIAKAFKMKAQQFIETYLRLDEENDYVLQSVPCTFLGADNYCSIYEVRPKACREFPHTDRKKFQQIASLTMKNVAICPAAYNIVEEMKKRIEL from the coding sequence ATGCAAGACCAAATCAATAACCTTCCAAAGCTTGCCAAAGATAAGCATAAGGAGAATAAAACTTTTTTTACGAAGCTAAAAAAGAAACCGCCAAAGCAATTGGATTATCTGATGCAGGAATTGCACGAGGAAGAATTTGAACGTACCGATTGTTTAGAGTGTGCCAATTGTTGCAAAACCACAGGGCCATTATTTACAGATAAGGATATTCAGCGTATTGCTAAAGCGTTTAAAATGAAAGCACAGCAATTCATTGAAACCTATTTGCGTTTAGATGAAGAAAATGATTATGTATTGCAATCTGTTCCTTGTACGTTCTTAGGCGCTGATAATTATTGTTCTATTTATGAGGTAAGACCAAAGGCCTGTCGGGAATTTCCGCATACGGATCGAAAAAAATTTCAGCAGATAGCCAGCTTAACAATGAAGAATGTTGCTATTTGTCCAGCAGCATATAATATTGTTGAAGAAATGAAAAAGAGAATAGAATTGTAA
- a CDS encoding class I SAM-dependent methyltransferase has product MKDLFGKALLDYHNGNYTEDLITSTNISEEDILPLPYLFRTYSEMPKLEQKALQLSQGNVLDVGCGGGSHSLWLQEKGLTVKAIDTSEGAIEVAEKRGILNAELKPLLEETETFDTILLLMNGTGIFEELSQVSNYLKHLKSLLSPKGQILIDSSDISYMYEDEDGGMWLDLNQGYPGELDYFLSYRGENEAPMKWLYLDFETLKTACLTVGLKCDKVMDGLHFDYLARIY; this is encoded by the coding sequence ATGAAAGACCTCTTCGGAAAAGCATTATTAGATTATCACAACGGAAATTATACTGAAGACCTTATAACTTCTACCAATATTTCAGAAGAAGATATATTACCGCTTCCCTATTTATTTAGAACCTATTCTGAAATGCCAAAACTGGAACAGAAAGCACTGCAACTCTCCCAAGGAAACGTTTTAGATGTAGGTTGTGGCGGAGGAAGTCATTCGTTGTGGTTACAAGAAAAAGGTTTAACCGTAAAAGCCATTGATACTTCTGAAGGCGCGATTGAAGTGGCAGAAAAGCGTGGTATTTTAAATGCTGAATTAAAACCACTTCTGGAGGAAACCGAAACTTTTGATACCATTTTATTGTTAATGAATGGTACTGGAATTTTTGAAGAATTATCCCAAGTTTCTAACTATTTGAAGCATTTGAAATCGCTATTAAGTCCTAAAGGTCAAATCTTAATTGATTCTTCTGACATCTCTTATATGTATGAAGATGAGGATGGCGGCATGTGGTTAGACCTCAACCAAGGTTATCCTGGTGAATTGGATTATTTTCTGTCTTACAGAGGCGAAAACGAAGCGCCAATGAAATGGTTGTATCTCGATTTTGAAACTTTGAAAACGGCGTGTTTAACTGTTGGGCTGAAATGCGATAAGGTTATGGATGGCTTGCATTTTGATTATTTGGCGCGGATATATTGA
- a CDS encoding amidohydrolase, producing MKKLLSILLLLTIFACQKDKQEADLIVTNANIYTVDNNFNKAEAFAVKDGKIIAVGTTSEIDDNYKAIDTINANGKTLLPGFIDAHCHFLGLGFNQQAVDLVGTKSFEELMKRVLDFQNENNNQYILGRGWDQNDWEDKQFPNKALLDKLYPKTPIALMRIDGHAILANQAALDLGNVTINSTIDGGEVVVENGKLTGILIDNAESLVMEHWPKPTKMDQAEALLEAQKICFDLGLTTVDDAGLSREAIETIENLQESGKLKMRIYAMVSHTKDNLDYFLEKGITKTDRLNVRSFKFYADGALGSRGAMLRAPYSDKPGHLGLLVTDLEALKKSAERIANSEFQMNTHAIGDSANHAVLDIYNKVLKGKKDRRWRVEHAQIVSPEDFELYKNVMPSIQPTHATSDMYWAEDRVGAERIKGAYAYKQLLEAYGKVALGTDFPVERVSPFLTFYAAVARQDLEQYPEGGFQMENALSREEALKGMTIWAAYSNFEEDEKGSIEVGKFADFIILDKDIMTVDANEIPNIKVLRTVVGGEVQ from the coding sequence ATGAAAAAACTACTCTCAATCCTATTGTTACTGACAATTTTTGCTTGTCAGAAAGATAAGCAAGAAGCAGATTTAATAGTCACAAACGCCAACATATACACCGTAGATAATAATTTCAATAAAGCAGAAGCATTCGCAGTAAAAGACGGAAAAATAATTGCTGTTGGTACAACGTCTGAAATCGATGACAATTATAAAGCTATTGATACCATCAACGCCAACGGAAAAACACTGTTACCAGGTTTTATTGATGCCCATTGTCATTTTTTAGGATTAGGATTTAATCAGCAAGCTGTCGATTTAGTTGGAACAAAAAGTTTTGAAGAGCTAATGAAACGCGTATTGGATTTTCAAAATGAAAATAACAACCAATATATTTTAGGTAGAGGTTGGGACCAAAATGATTGGGAAGACAAACAATTTCCGAACAAAGCATTATTGGATAAATTGTATCCTAAAACACCAATAGCTTTAATGCGCATAGATGGACATGCTATTTTGGCCAATCAAGCCGCCTTGGATTTAGGAAACGTAACAATAAACAGTACAATAGATGGAGGAGAAGTCGTTGTTGAAAATGGAAAACTGACAGGTATATTGATTGATAATGCGGAGAGTCTAGTCATGGAGCATTGGCCAAAACCAACAAAAATGGACCAAGCGGAAGCATTGCTTGAGGCCCAGAAAATTTGCTTCGATTTAGGGTTAACAACGGTCGATGATGCAGGATTAAGCAGAGAAGCCATTGAAACTATAGAAAACCTTCAAGAATCAGGCAAATTAAAAATGCGTATCTATGCGATGGTTTCGCATACTAAAGACAATCTGGATTACTTTTTAGAAAAAGGCATTACTAAAACTGACCGACTCAATGTGCGTTCGTTCAAATTTTATGCAGATGGAGCTTTAGGATCAAGAGGCGCCATGCTTAGAGCGCCTTATTCTGATAAACCGGGTCATTTAGGATTGCTGGTTACCGATTTGGAAGCCCTTAAAAAATCAGCAGAGCGCATTGCAAATTCAGAATTTCAAATGAATACGCATGCCATAGGAGATTCGGCTAATCACGCCGTATTGGATATCTACAACAAAGTCCTTAAAGGAAAAAAAGACAGACGTTGGCGTGTAGAACACGCACAGATTGTATCGCCAGAGGATTTTGAGTTGTATAAAAATGTAATGCCCTCCATTCAACCAACACATGCTACAAGCGATATGTATTGGGCCGAAGACCGCGTGGGAGCAGAACGTATAAAAGGCGCCTATGCCTATAAGCAATTACTGGAAGCCTACGGAAAAGTAGCATTGGGAACCGATTTTCCTGTGGAGCGCGTGAGTCCGTTTTTAACGTTTTATGCTGCTGTTGCACGTCAGGATTTAGAACAATATCCTGAAGGTGGTTTTCAGATGGAAAATGCATTATCTAGGGAAGAAGCTTTAAAAGGTATGACCATTTGGGCAGCCTATTCAAATTTTGAAGAAGATGAAAAAGGAAGCATTGAAGTTGGAAAATTTGCCGATTTTATCATTTTGGATAAAGATATTATGACGGTTGATGCTAATGAGATTCCTAATATTAAGGTTTTGAGAACTGTTGTTGGAGGGGAAGTGCAATAG
- a CDS encoding type II toxin-antitoxin system VapC family toxin — protein MKRIFIDTNIMLDLLGERDPFYEPIAKIATLAEKRKLVMVVSPISFATVNYFLSKFENSKIAREKLRKFKIIAEICSLDEQTIEKGLNSAIKDFEDALQYFSATESDCEMIITRNGKDFKKSLLPVMTADEYLKSLVGK, from the coding sequence TGGATTTATTAGGGGAAAGAGATCCTTTTTATGAGCCTATCGCCAAAATTGCAACCTTAGCCGAAAAAAGGAAATTAGTTATGGTCGTTTCTCCGATTTCATTTGCTACAGTAAATTATTTTTTGTCGAAATTCGAGAATTCTAAAATCGCCAGAGAAAAATTACGTAAGTTCAAAATTATAGCTGAAATATGTTCGCTTGACGAGCAGACCATTGAAAAGGGACTCAACTCAGCCATAAAAGATTTCGAAGATGCTTTACAATATTTTAGCGCAACAGAATCGGACTGCGAGATGATTATAACGAGAAACGGTAAAGACTTTAAAAAATCCTTGCTTCCAGTCATGACTGCTGATGAATATTTGAAGAGTTTGGTAGGGAAATAA